Below is a genomic region from Nitratidesulfovibrio sp..
GTCCGGCCAGACGTCTGAAGTCCGGCCAGACGTCGGAAGTCCGGTCAAACGTTGGAAGTCCGGCCAGCCGTCAGCGGTCAGCCAGGCGTCAGTGATCCAGCCAGGCGTCAGCGGTCCAGCCAAGCGTCAGTGGTCCAGCCAGGCGTCAGCGATCCAGCCAGGCGTCAAGGGCCTGCTGCACCTCCGGCGCCAGCGACACCTCCGCCCGCTCGCCTTCTTCAACCCGCCGGTCCAGAAAGCTGCGCACGTACGGGTCGCTCGATGCGCGCAGCGCATCCACCGGACCCGCGAAGGCCGCCGTGCCGTCGTGCAGCATGAGCACATAGTCGGCGATGGCATCCAGGCTGCGCAGGTCGTGGCTGACCACCACCATGGTCATGCCGGGAAAATTGGCCCGCATGTCCAGCAGCAGGTGGTCCATGCGCGCGGCGTTGACCGGGTCGAGGCCCGATGTGGGCTCGTCGCACAGCAGGATGGGCGGGTCCATGACGATGGCCCGCGCGAGGCCCGCGCGCTTGCGCATGCCGCCGGAAAGCTGGTTGGGGTAGTAGTCGGCGTAGTCGGCCAGGCCCACCAAGGCCAGCTTGTGCAGCACGATCTGGCGGATGGTGGCCTTGGGCAGCCCGGTGTGCTCGCGCAGGGGCAGGGCCACGTTGTCGCCGAGGCTCAGCGAGCCCAGCAGCGCCCCGTCCTGGAACAGCACGCCCATGCGCCGCCGTACCTTGCGGAAATCACGGCCGCCAAGGGCGAACAGGTCGCGCCCGCCCACAGAAAGGGTGCCCGCCATGGGCCGTTGCAGGCCCAGCACGTGGCGCAGCAGGGTGGACTTGCCGCAGCCGGAGCCGCCGATGATCAGGGAAATTTTGCCGGCGGGCAGCAGCGCGTTCACGTCGTGCAGTACCACGTGGTCGCCGTAGCCCACCGTAAGGCCGTCAAATCGTATGTCCCATCCGGAAGTCGCGCGCATGGCCGTGGTCTCTTACAGCAGGAACGAGGTCAGCGCGTAGTCGGCCACAAGCACGAACACGCACGAAAGGACCACGGCGGAGGTGGTGGAATTGCTGACGCCCTCGGGCCCCACGCCGTCGCGGCGCATGTGGGTGAAATAGCCCTGGTAGCAGCTTACCGTGGCCACGATGACCGCGAACAGCAACGATTTCATGAAGCCGCCGGTGATGTCGGCCATCTCGACGCTGGACTGGATGCGATAGAAGTACACGCCCTCGTTGATGCCCAGCAGGGTGACGCCGGTGACGTAGCCGCCAAGGATGCCCACCACGTCGAACACCGCCGTCAGCAACGGGAACGAGATCAGCGATGCGGCAATGCGCGGGGCCACCAGGTAGGCCATGGGGTTGATGTCCATGACGTCCAGCGCGTCGATCTGGTCGGTGATGCGCATGACCCCGATCTCGGCGGCCATGGACGACCCGGCCCGGCCGGTGACCATGATGGCCGTCAGCACCGGACCCAGCTCACGGATCAGCGAAAGGGCCACGGCGGCGCCCAGCAGTCCTTCGGAGCCGAACTTGACCAGCGTGTAGTAGCCCTGCAAGCCCAGCACCATGCCGGTGAATACCCCGATGAGCAGGATGACGAACAGCGACTTGGAGCCGATGACGAACACCTGGTTCAGGATCTTGGGAATCTGCTTGGGCGAGGCGAAGATGAGGCGCAGGCCGTCCGCCAGGAACAGGAACATGGCCCCCATCTCGCCCAGCAGGCGCAGGGTTGCCGCGCCAAGGGCGGTGACGGGGGCGAGTATGCCGGGGCCTGTGCTCATGCTGTCCTCTTCCGGTGCGCGGCGGTTTCCGCGCTGGTGTCCGCGTGGTGTGCGGGCGGTTTGGACGTTCCGGACAAGGGGAGGACGGTGGGTGCCGCCCGTTCCCGACGCCTTTACATCATTGCAAGGTAGTCCCGTCGCAACATGCCGTCAAGGCAGCCCTATCGGGAAACAGGTGTCTTGCTGCGCAGGATCACCTTGTCGATGCCGTGCCTGGCAAGTGCCGCGCGCAACTGGCGCGTGTCCTCCGGCGTGCCCCGGAACAGCGCGTTCAGCCGGTACCACGACACGCCGCTTTCCACCGAGGAATCCAGGCGCACCTTGATGCCGGAGGCCTCCAGCTTGGCCTTCAGGGCATTGGCGGGGTCCGCCGCCTTGTAGGCCGCCACCTGATACACGTAATCGAAACGTTCGCCGTCGGCGGGTTTGGCCTCCGCCGCCTTGGTGTCTTTGGCATCCTTTGATGCGGCGGCGGGGGCCGATGCCTTCTTGTCGTCCTTCTTGGCGTCGGGCCTGGCCTCGGCCTTCTGGGCGGTTTTGGCGTCCGTCTTGGCGTCCGTCTTGGCATCGGGCTTGGAATCCGCCTTGGTATCGGCCTTGGCGGTTTTGGTGTCCTTTTTGGCGTCCGCTTTCGTGTCCGTCTTGGGGTCGGGCTTCTGATCCTTCTTGCCGTTTTTGGTCACGATTTCCGAAGCGTTCACCGCCACCCCGGCGTTGCCGGAAACCGGAGCGGGCTTGGCGCGCAGGGAATCCATGAACTGGAGGTCTTCCGGCTTGATGACCCCGCCGGGCATGGGGGTGGGTTGCGATGCGTTGACGGCGGGCTTGGGCATGATGCGTTCGATGCCCAGGCGTTCTTCCGGGTTGTAGCCGCGCCCCACGATGACGCCGAGCACGAACACCCAGCCGAAGCCGATGACGGCCACGATGCCCGCCGAAATGAGCGAGGGCAGGGTGACGTTGATGGTGTAGACGCCTTTCTTGCGCCCGCCATCCTTCGTCCCCTGGCCGCCACGCCCGTTCTGCGCGTTCGGTCCGGACTGCCCTTGTCTGGGTGCTGCCATGCCTGGTTCCCGCGCCGTGGCGCGCTACATGGCCTCGGGCGCGTCAACGCCAAGCAGGTTCAGGCCGTTGGCCACGGCCCTGCCCACGGTGCGCAGCAGGGCAAGGCGGGCCACGATGGTTTCCGCGTCGGCGGCGTTCAGCACCGGCACCTTGGCGTAGTAGCTGTGCAGGGCGCCCGCCACTTCCATCAGGTAGAAGCTGACGTGGTGCGGGGCCAGCCCTTCGGCGGCGGCGGAAAGGGTATCGGGCATGCGGTCCACAAGGCGCAGCAGGTCCAGTTCCTCGGGCAGGGTCAGCGGGGCCAGCGCCGCCGCATCCAGCCGGTCGGGCAGGACGATGGAACGTTCGGCGGCCTTGCGCAGCACGGCGCACACGCGGGCGTGGGCGTACTGCACGTAGTACACCGGGTTGTCCATGGAGCGCTGCTTCACCAGTTCCAGGTCGAAGTCGAGGTGGCTGTCGCTCTTGCGCGAAAGGAACATGAACCGCGCGGCGTCGGCGCCCACTTCCTTGACCACGTCGTGCAGGGTCTCGAACTGCCCGGCGCGGGTGGACATGGCGATCTGCTCGCCGCCCTGCAAGAGGTTGACGAGCTGCACCAGGATCACGTCGAACTGTTCGGGCCGCTTGCCCAGCGCGGCCACGGCGGCGCGCATGCGCGGCACGTAGCCGTGGTGGTCGGCGCCCCAGATGTCCACGACAAGGTCGAAGCCCCGGTCGTACTTGTTGTCATGGTAGGCGATGTCCGAGGCGAAGTAGGTCAGCGTGCCGTCGGACTTGCGCAGCACGCGGTCCTTGTCGTCGCCAAGGGTGGTGGTGCGGAACCACAGCGCGCCGTCCTGCTCGAAGGCGAGGCCCGCTTCCTTCAGCCGTTCGAAGGTCTTTTCCACCGCGCCCTCGCGCACCAGCGAAAGCTCGGAGAACCACACCTGGTGCTCCACGCGGAAGTCGGCAAGATCCTGCTTGATGCCGTCCATGATGGAACTCATGGCGTATTCGAAGCAGCGGGCCTGGCCTTCGGCTTCGGGCAGGTCCACCAGGCCGGGGTCTTTCGCCAGCATTTCCGCGGCAATGCCCTTGATGTAGTCGCCGCGATAAAAGTCTTCGGGCAGGGTGAACGGGCGGCCGGTAAGCTCCAGCGCGCGCAGCCAGACGGAAAGGCCCAGCAGGCGCATCTGCCGTCCGGCGTCGTTGATGTAATATTCGGTGGTCACGTCGTACCCGGCAAAGCGCAGCACCCGCGCCAGGCAGTCGCCAAGGGCAGCGCCGCGCCCGTGGCCGATGTGCAGGGGGCCGGTGGGGTTGGCGGACACGTACTCCACCTGGGCCTTGCGGCCTGCGCCCACGTTGGTGGCGCCGTAGCGCTCGCCCGCTGCTTCCACGTGCAGCACGGTTTCGCGCCAGAAATCGGGCGAGTAGGTGACGTTCAGGAAGCCCGGCCCGGCAATGTCCACCGAGGCGATGTCCGGGTCGGAGTCGCGCAGGGCACCGGCAAGGCGCGAGGCCAGTTCGCGCGGGGCCACGCCCGCATCCTTCGAGAGCACCAGGGCGATGTTGGCGGCAAGGTCGCCGAACGATTTGTCGCGGGGGGGCTCAAGGGTGGCCTTTTCGGGCCAGGAAAGCCCCATGTCCTTCACGATGGCCTGAAGGGAGGCCAGCAACTGCTGACGTGCGCGCATGGATGTATGATGTCCTGTTTGCTTGTGGGATGTGATGTCTGCGTGGGCGGCGGCTGGTCACGGTCGACCCCGGTCGGTCACGGTCGGTCACGGTCGGCCACGGTCGACCGGGCACCGTGCGGAATACCTCCGGCCCCCGCGCGGCGCGGGAACGCCCGGCCCGCGATGGTCCGTACCGGCCCGCCAATGGCTGGCAACGCCGGGGGAGCGGGTACGGTGCCGCAGGGGCGGGGGCTTGTCCGAAGAGGGTCGTGTACCAGAAAACGGCGCGACTGCAAAGTCGTCGGGGCGCACGGTACCGGCGGGCCAGCGCGGTGGAGCGGCACCGGGACGAAAGGCGCGAGGCGCGGTGCGTCTGCCCGACGGGACCAGGACATCGCGCCACCAAAGGGCGTCGTGCACGGGAAGGGCCGGGTGCGCATGCGCACACCCGGCCCGTGAACTGTCCGCCGTGGCGGGATGACGCGGAACCGGACCGTCTAGCACACCAGCGCGTCGGCCTGTTCCATGCTGCCAGCGCCCTCGGCGGTCCAGCCGCCTTCCTCTGCGGCGGGCACGCCCGACGCGGCAAGTATGGGCCCCACCATCTTGGTCAGCACGCCCTTGGGGCCAACTTCCACCCAGCGGCGCACCCCGGCGTTCCACTGGTTGGTCACGGTGGCTATCCACTGCACGGAAGACGTCATCTGCCGGGTCATGACCTCGTGCAGCGATTCGCCGTCGGTTACGGCCTGGCCGGTCACGTTGCAGTACACGGCAAAGCGCGGGCGCAACCATGTTGCCGTGCGCATGGCCTTGGCCAGTTCCCTGGCCGCCTCGTCCATGAGCGGGCTGTGGAAGGCCCCGCTGACGGGCAGGACAAGCGCGCGGCCCTTGCGGTCCTTGACCCTGGCGGCGGCGTCGGCAATGGCGTCGCGCGTGCCGGACAGCACCAGTTGCCCTGGCGTGTTGTAGTTGGCGATGCGGATCATCTGGCCGGTGGCCTCGGCGGATTCGCGCACCACGGCGTCCACGTCGGCCTGCGAAAGCTTGAGCACGGCGGCCATGGACCCCTTGCCTTCGGGGTCGGCCTCGGCCATCAGGCGGCCACGCAGGGCCACCAGTTCCAGCGTGCTGTCCACGGAAAGCGCCCCGCAGGCGGCGGCAGCCGCGTATTCGCCCAGGCTGTGCCCGGCGGCGCAGGTCGGGGTGACGCGTCCGGCAAGGCGCAGCCACAGGGACAGGTTGACGACGGTCAGCGCGGGTTGCAGGTTGCGGGTATCGGCCATGGCCTTGTCGTCGCCGCCGTCCCAGTAGATTTCGCGCAGGGGCAGGCCGCTTGCGCGTTCGGCCTTCTTCCACAGGTCCATGGCCTCGGGCATGGCGTCGGCCACGTCGCGGCCCATGCCGGGTTCCTGCGAGCCCTGGCCGGGGAACAGGATGGCGAGGTCGGTACGGTTCATTCGGTGTCGCTCCAGACGTAGGAATGGTGCCGGGCATGTTCCGGCGGTGGATGTGCGGTATCGTGCGCGGTTGCCGTCCCCCTCAGGACGGTGCCCGGCGATGCCGGGCGTGGGCGCGTCGCCCGTTCGCTGCATAGTCAAACACGCGCGCGGACGCAAGTGGTGCTGCCGTTTTCGCCCGCGCGGCCCGATGCGGCCCGATGCGGCCCGATGCGGCCCGATGCGGCCCGATGCGGCCTGATGCGGCCCGATGCGGTCCGATGCGGCCCGATGCGGGCGGACATGGACGGCCGGGGGAACGGCCTGCCGCCTGTCGCCATCCCTTGCCGCCGTCCCCTGTCACCATCCGTTGTCGCTTGCCACCGCCCGCCGGTACGGCTACAAGGCCGCCAACTCCCGTATCCGGCGCATGTCGGCGGGTTCATCACCAGGAGACGCCATGCCCCCCGCAGATGTCCACGTATCGTTGAAAGAATTGTCCCGGCTGTGCGCCGAGGCCGGGTTCGGCCCCGACAGCGTGCCCGCAGCCGCGCAGATGGCCCTGGCGGGCTATCTGGAACTGCTGATGAAGTGGAACCGGGTCATGAACC
It encodes:
- a CDS encoding ABC transporter ATP-binding protein; translated protein: MRATSGWDIRFDGLTVGYGDHVVLHDVNALLPAGKISLIIGGSGCGKSTLLRHVLGLQRPMAGTLSVGGRDLFALGGRDFRKVRRRMGVLFQDGALLGSLSLGDNVALPLREHTGLPKATIRQIVLHKLALVGLADYADYYPNQLSGGMRKRAGLARAIVMDPPILLCDEPTSGLDPVNAARMDHLLLDMRANFPGMTMVVVSHDLRSLDAIADYVLMLHDGTAAFAGPVDALRASSDPYVRSFLDRRVEEGERAEVSLAPEVQQALDAWLDR
- a CDS encoding ABC transporter permease, with product MSTGPGILAPVTALGAATLRLLGEMGAMFLFLADGLRLIFASPKQIPKILNQVFVIGSKSLFVILLIGVFTGMVLGLQGYYTLVKFGSEGLLGAAVALSLIRELGPVLTAIMVTGRAGSSMAAEIGVMRITDQIDALDVMDINPMAYLVAPRIAASLISFPLLTAVFDVVGILGGYVTGVTLLGINEGVYFYRIQSSVEMADITGGFMKSLLFAVIVATVSCYQGYFTHMRRDGVGPEGVSNSTTSAVVLSCVFVLVADYALTSFLL
- a CDS encoding SPOR domain-containing protein; translation: MAAPRQGQSGPNAQNGRGGQGTKDGGRKKGVYTINVTLPSLISAGIVAVIGFGWVFVLGVIVGRGYNPEERLGIERIMPKPAVNASQPTPMPGGVIKPEDLQFMDSLRAKPAPVSGNAGVAVNASEIVTKNGKKDQKPDPKTDTKADAKKDTKTAKADTKADSKPDAKTDAKTDAKTAQKAEARPDAKKDDKKASAPAAASKDAKDTKAAEAKPADGERFDYVYQVAAYKAADPANALKAKLEASGIKVRLDSSVESGVSWYRLNALFRGTPEDTRQLRAALARHGIDKVILRSKTPVSR
- the argS gene encoding arginine--tRNA ligase, which encodes MRARQQLLASLQAIVKDMGLSWPEKATLEPPRDKSFGDLAANIALVLSKDAGVAPRELASRLAGALRDSDPDIASVDIAGPGFLNVTYSPDFWRETVLHVEAAGERYGATNVGAGRKAQVEYVSANPTGPLHIGHGRGAALGDCLARVLRFAGYDVTTEYYINDAGRQMRLLGLSVWLRALELTGRPFTLPEDFYRGDYIKGIAAEMLAKDPGLVDLPEAEGQARCFEYAMSSIMDGIKQDLADFRVEHQVWFSELSLVREGAVEKTFERLKEAGLAFEQDGALWFRTTTLGDDKDRVLRKSDGTLTYFASDIAYHDNKYDRGFDLVVDIWGADHHGYVPRMRAAVAALGKRPEQFDVILVQLVNLLQGGEQIAMSTRAGQFETLHDVVKEVGADAARFMFLSRKSDSHLDFDLELVKQRSMDNPVYYVQYAHARVCAVLRKAAERSIVLPDRLDAAALAPLTLPEELDLLRLVDRMPDTLSAAAEGLAPHHVSFYLMEVAGALHSYYAKVPVLNAADAETIVARLALLRTVGRAVANGLNLLGVDAPEAM
- a CDS encoding ACP S-malonyltransferase translates to MNRTDLAILFPGQGSQEPGMGRDVADAMPEAMDLWKKAERASGLPLREIYWDGGDDKAMADTRNLQPALTVVNLSLWLRLAGRVTPTCAAGHSLGEYAAAAACGALSVDSTLELVALRGRLMAEADPEGKGSMAAVLKLSQADVDAVVRESAEATGQMIRIANYNTPGQLVLSGTRDAIADAAARVKDRKGRALVLPVSGAFHSPLMDEAARELAKAMRTATWLRPRFAVYCNVTGQAVTDGESLHEVMTRQMTSSVQWIATVTNQWNAGVRRWVEVGPKGVLTKMVGPILAASGVPAAEEGGWTAEGAGSMEQADALVC